From Oncorhynchus tshawytscha isolate Ot180627B linkage group LG27, Otsh_v2.0, whole genome shotgun sequence, a single genomic window includes:
- the LOC112225823 gene encoding homeobox protein Hox-B1-like produces MENSRMNSFLEYSICNRGTNAYSPKSGYHHLDQDFQAPFHSGSGTTSDSYNGDGRLYMGGSAQAVVAQHQHQSSSYAHHHQPQPHHASMVLPYGSTGTAGYGAQACANPDYGHPQYFINEQEGMYYQSSGLSASNVGPNYGSLAGAYCGAQGAVPAAQYQHHGCEGQDHQRGYLQSTYVDISASQEREKDAEQTPQGKTFDWMKVKRNPPKTAKVADYGMGPQNTIRTNFTTKQLTELEKEFHFSKYLTRARRVEIAATLELNETQVKIWFQNRRMKQKKREKEGLAPASSTGSSKDLEDNSDHSSSMSPSSET; encoded by the exons ATGGAGAATTCTAGAATGAACTCTTTCTTAGAGTACTCAATTTGTAACCGTGGGACGAACGCCTACTCACCCAAGTCCGGATACCACCACTTGGACCAAGACTTCCAGGCCCCTTTTCACTCGGGCTCCGGCACAACAAGTGACAGCTATAACGGTGATGGACGGCTTTACATGGGGGGCAGCGCACAGGCGGTTGTGGCTCAACATCAGCACCAGAGCAGTAGCTACGCGCATCATCATCAGCCCCAGCCGCATCATGCCAGCATGGTCCTTCCATATGGCAGTACAGGCACTGCGGGATATGGGGCGCAGGCGTGCGCAAACCCGGACTATGGACACCCACAGTACTTTATCAACGAGCAGGAAGGGATGTACTATCAATCATCGGGCCTTTCCGCCTCCAATGTAGGCCCCAACTACGGCTCTCTGGCCGGGGCATACTGCGGGGCGCAGGGGGCTGTCCCCGCGgcacagtaccagcaccacggcTGCGAGGGCCAGGACCACCAGCGGGGTTATTTGCAGAGCACCTATGTTGACATTTCGGCCtcacaggagagggagaaggacgcAGAGCAAACACCACAAGGAAAGACTTTCGACTGGATGAAAGTCAAGAGGAACCCCCCTAAAACAG ctAAAGTGGCTGACTATGGAATGGGACCTCAGAACACCATCCGCACCAACTTTACAACCAAACAGTTGACCGAGCTCGAGAAGGAGTTCCACTTCAGCAAGTACTTGACGCGGGCCAGGCGCGTGGAAATCGCCGCCACCCTCGAGCTCAACGAAACCCAGGTGAAAATCTGGTTCCAGAACCGCAGGATGAAACAGAAGAAGCGCGAGAAAGAGGGCCTGGCCCCGGCCTCTAGCACGGGTTCCTCCAAAGACCTGGAAGACAACTCGGACCATTCCAGCTCCATGTCTCCCAGCTCGGAGACCTAA